From a single Streptomyces sp. NBC_00237 genomic region:
- a CDS encoding SGNH hydrolase domain-containing protein, producing the protein MPSSVAPGQRQSAGRTPAPPGSSTPPPTTPGTESGPSPHRSAFRPDIEGLRAVAVLAVLAFHAEIPGLQGGFVGVDVFFVISGYLITGLLVREAITTGRIRLGDFFSRRARRLLPSAAVVLVAVAAVGAWLTVPLRRADLEHDVLAAALSFVNWRFVAQQTDYLAAGHDQSPLLHFWSLAVEEQFYFFWAPLLAVAGLCVARAVRRGRAVRAAVAVVAAVLVLGSFVLSLYWTQGSASLAYLATPSRIWQFGVGALLALLPWHLMRGPRPLRLLCGWAGAAAIGWCVVRYDHTTPYPGFAALVPTLATAAVILAAIPGRGERDVQGGYGVGRLLAMRAPRAVGRLSYTLYLWHWPVLVLAEARLGTLGWPAKTALTLAAVLPALATMYGVERPLRRSRTVSAYTRRGLSVGVTAIVLPVALALTVGTTTLQLLGDTKPLDPQSLPAGAASGPQLLVRQPGAPLPGGPVVPGPAQARKDFPPDGGCQVAPAATRSPDCLFGAVNSPDRIVLLGDSHAGQWFSPLLGLAAERGWALQELVKQGCPLPRIAVHSPQLGRAYRECDTWRTHALERLRQQPRPRLVVISSLNRYTADEKLLARGWEETLRPLRELGVPVVYVEDTPVPGKDVPACVSGHLDSPDACAFSRRESQRPDPLARRIASGALPGVRSVGVNEVLCPGDGPTCPAVLDRVLLYRDDAHLTNAAAVVLAARLERLLTQAGALPASGTTGNPAGRRPGPDGWVRLLRDDFEGPAGSPPSPAVWLHDTGTCYPGCPAPQWGTGEIETMTASTDNVRLDGKGALEIVPTRKDGRWSSGRIETRRSDFAAPPGGTLRIEASIALPDVTGPKAAGYWPAFWTLGAPLRDGYTGWPGVGELDVMESVNGRDTVFGTLHCGVLGGGPCKEPAGLSSAPQKCPGCRTAFHSYAVEVDRTVGAEEVRWYLDGRVYHRVAASRMDAGTWKRAVDHGLFLILNVAIGGELPRQDGASPGPATEPGHPMRVDHVTVSTRTA; encoded by the coding sequence ATGCCCTCCTCCGTGGCCCCCGGCCAACGGCAGTCCGCCGGGCGCACTCCCGCGCCGCCCGGCTCCAGCACCCCGCCGCCCACGACCCCCGGCACCGAGTCGGGACCCAGCCCGCACCGCTCGGCCTTCCGGCCCGACATCGAGGGGCTGCGCGCCGTTGCCGTGCTCGCGGTCCTCGCCTTCCACGCCGAGATCCCGGGTCTCCAGGGCGGCTTCGTCGGCGTGGACGTCTTCTTCGTCATCTCCGGCTACCTCATCACCGGCCTCCTGGTGCGCGAGGCGATCACCACGGGCCGCATCCGGCTCGGGGACTTCTTCTCCCGGCGGGCCCGACGGCTGCTGCCCTCCGCCGCCGTGGTCCTGGTCGCGGTGGCGGCGGTCGGCGCCTGGCTGACCGTGCCCCTGCGGCGTGCGGATCTGGAGCACGACGTGCTCGCGGCGGCGCTGTCCTTCGTCAACTGGCGGTTCGTCGCGCAGCAGACCGACTACCTCGCCGCCGGACACGACCAGAGCCCGCTGCTGCACTTCTGGTCCCTCGCCGTCGAGGAGCAGTTCTACTTCTTCTGGGCTCCGCTGCTGGCGGTCGCCGGGCTGTGTGTCGCACGGGCGGTGCGCAGGGGGCGTGCGGTGCGTGCCGCCGTGGCCGTGGTCGCGGCGGTGCTGGTCCTCGGTTCGTTCGTGCTGTCCCTGTACTGGACGCAGGGTTCGGCCTCGCTCGCGTACCTCGCGACTCCCTCGCGGATCTGGCAGTTCGGGGTGGGGGCGCTGCTCGCGCTGCTGCCCTGGCACCTGATGCGCGGGCCCCGGCCGCTGCGGCTGCTGTGCGGGTGGGCCGGGGCGGCGGCCATCGGCTGGTGCGTCGTCCGGTACGACCACACGACGCCGTACCCCGGATTCGCGGCGCTCGTACCGACCCTGGCCACCGCGGCCGTCATCCTGGCCGCGATACCCGGCCGAGGCGAACGCGACGTGCAAGGCGGCTACGGGGTGGGGCGTTTGCTGGCGATGCGGGCCCCGCGGGCGGTGGGGCGGCTGTCGTACACGCTGTACCTGTGGCACTGGCCGGTACTGGTGCTCGCCGAGGCCCGGCTCGGGACGCTCGGCTGGCCCGCGAAGACCGCGCTGACGCTGGCCGCCGTCCTGCCCGCGCTCGCCACGATGTACGGGGTGGAGCGCCCGCTGCGCCGCAGCCGTACGGTCTCCGCGTACACCCGGCGCGGTCTCTCGGTGGGCGTCACGGCGATCGTGCTGCCGGTCGCGCTCGCGCTGACGGTCGGCACGACGACGCTTCAACTGCTGGGAGACACCAAGCCGTTGGACCCGCAGAGCCTGCCCGCCGGCGCGGCCTCGGGACCGCAGCTGCTGGTACGTCAGCCGGGCGCGCCCCTTCCCGGGGGCCCGGTGGTGCCGGGGCCGGCCCAGGCGCGCAAGGACTTCCCGCCGGACGGCGGGTGCCAGGTCGCCCCGGCCGCGACCCGCAGCCCGGACTGCCTGTTCGGCGCGGTGAACAGTCCCGACCGGATCGTGCTGCTCGGCGACTCGCACGCCGGGCAGTGGTTCTCACCACTGCTCGGACTCGCCGCCGAGCGGGGCTGGGCGCTCCAGGAACTCGTCAAGCAGGGGTGCCCGCTGCCGAGGATCGCGGTGCACAGCCCGCAGCTCGGCCGCGCCTACCGGGAGTGCGACACCTGGCGGACGCACGCCCTGGAGCGGCTGCGGCAGCAGCCCAGGCCGCGCCTCGTGGTGATCTCCTCCCTGAACCGGTACACCGCCGACGAGAAGCTGCTGGCCCGGGGCTGGGAGGAAACCCTGCGTCCGCTGCGGGAGTTGGGGGTTCCGGTCGTCTACGTCGAGGACACGCCCGTGCCCGGCAAGGACGTCCCGGCCTGCGTCTCCGGTCACCTGGATTCGCCGGACGCCTGCGCGTTCAGCCGCCGGGAGTCGCAGCGGCCCGACCCGCTGGCCCGGCGCATCGCGTCGGGCGCACTGCCCGGTGTGCGCAGCGTCGGTGTGAACGAGGTGCTCTGCCCGGGCGACGGGCCGACCTGCCCCGCCGTACTGGACCGGGTGCTGCTCTACCGCGACGACGCCCACCTGACGAACGCGGCCGCCGTCGTCCTCGCCGCCCGGCTGGAGCGGCTGCTCACGCAGGCGGGCGCACTGCCCGCCTCGGGCACGACCGGGAATCCGGCGGGCCGGCGGCCGGGGCCCGACGGCTGGGTCCGGCTGCTGCGCGACGACTTCGAAGGCCCGGCGGGCAGCCCCCCGTCGCCCGCTGTCTGGCTCCACGACACGGGCACCTGCTACCCCGGCTGCCCGGCCCCGCAGTGGGGCACCGGAGAGATCGAGACGATGACCGCCTCGACCGACAACGTCCGCCTCGACGGGAAGGGAGCACTGGAGATCGTGCCCACCCGCAAGGACGGACGGTGGAGTTCGGGCCGGATCGAGACCCGGCGCTCCGACTTCGCCGCGCCGCCCGGCGGAACCCTGCGCATCGAGGCGTCGATCGCACTGCCCGACGTCACCGGGCCGAAGGCGGCGGGCTACTGGCCCGCGTTCTGGACCCTGGGCGCGCCGCTGCGCGACGGCTACACCGGCTGGCCGGGCGTCGGGGAACTGGACGTGATGGAGTCGGTCAACGGACGGGACACCGTCTTCGGCACCCTGCACTGCGGTGTCCTGGGCGGCGGCCCCTGCAAGGAACCGGCCGGTCTGAGCTCGGCCCCGCAGAAGTGCCCGGGGTGCCGCACGGCGTTCCACTCGTACGCCGTGGAGGTCGACCGCACCGTGGGCGCGGAGGAGGTGCGCTGGTACCTGGACGGGCGGGTGTACCACCGGGTGGCGGCGAGCCGGATGGACGCGGGAACGTGGAAGCGGGCCGTGGACCACGGTCTCTTCCTGATCCTCAACGTGGCGATCGGCGGCGAACTCCCGCGCCAGGACGGCGCTTCGCCCGGTCCGGCCACGGAACCGGGGCACCCGATGCGGGTCGACCACGTCACCGTGTCGACCCGCACGGCGTGA
- a CDS encoding cellulose synthase catalytic subunit, with product MTVHHLPQPPSDDELYGYFGPQHRWVLVSTSLAFVCTAATMFTFALRTPALWAFLAVLGLNVVALALSSVNSLRRRRLTRSSHELLVHAWQPAAPPGVDLYLPTCGEPLDVLANAYRAVSRLDWPGELTVWVLDDGDRPEVGALAAEFGYAYVVRPDRGHLKKAGNLNHALTLSSAEVVAILDADFAPRPDFLRHLVPYLADPGVGIVQSPQWFDTDESMSWIERAAGSAQEWFFRWIQPSRDVSDAAICCGSNAVYRRSALDLAGGFARLDHSEDLYTGLALHARGFRTVYVPVLVAKGTSPESVTSFVNQQYRWAMGNLHLLSKPVLKEMGAPWRMRLCFAEGIVGYLTTAVNTFVAPLPPLVMMFWYPDDVRPWHVLPLLAPLWLWHVLLPRVSRTRWRVEVIRANVLTSVAAAVAFVHTLRGRSAAWVPTGAKGAAASGGMARRVVAVSLGWLLLSHAAAAAGLVLIVARNGWEPTWGLLLYVLVQCQINVPLMRHLFVELRPTTSGRTGTNSGPATAVRALLARAARSLPRSPAAVLPRRWPETLAATVLLLLIGLMASGWVNPMLPWAS from the coding sequence ATGACTGTGCATCACCTTCCGCAACCTCCGTCCGACGACGAGCTGTACGGGTACTTCGGGCCGCAGCACCGCTGGGTGCTGGTCAGCACCTCGCTCGCCTTCGTCTGCACGGCGGCCACCATGTTCACCTTCGCCCTGCGCACTCCGGCCCTGTGGGCCTTCCTCGCCGTCCTCGGCCTCAACGTCGTGGCCCTCGCGCTCTCCTCCGTCAACAGCCTGCGCCGCCGCCGGCTCACCCGCAGCTCGCACGAACTCCTCGTGCACGCCTGGCAGCCCGCCGCGCCTCCCGGTGTCGACCTCTACCTGCCCACCTGCGGCGAGCCGCTCGACGTCCTGGCCAACGCCTACCGCGCGGTGTCCCGACTGGACTGGCCGGGCGAGCTGACCGTCTGGGTCCTGGACGACGGCGACCGGCCCGAAGTCGGCGCGCTCGCAGCCGAGTTCGGCTACGCGTACGTCGTACGGCCCGACCGGGGGCACCTGAAGAAGGCCGGCAACCTCAATCACGCCCTGACCCTCAGCAGCGCCGAGGTCGTCGCGATCCTGGACGCCGACTTCGCTCCCCGCCCGGACTTCCTCCGCCACCTCGTCCCGTATCTCGCCGACCCGGGTGTCGGCATCGTGCAGAGCCCCCAGTGGTTCGACACGGACGAGTCCATGAGCTGGATCGAGCGCGCCGCCGGTTCCGCCCAGGAGTGGTTCTTCCGCTGGATACAGCCCTCCCGCGACGTGAGCGACGCCGCCATCTGCTGCGGCAGCAACGCCGTCTACCGGCGCAGCGCCCTCGACCTGGCCGGCGGGTTCGCCCGCCTCGACCACAGCGAGGACCTGTACACCGGACTCGCCCTGCACGCCCGGGGGTTCCGCACCGTCTACGTACCGGTGCTCGTCGCCAAGGGCACCTCCCCCGAGTCGGTCACCTCCTTCGTCAACCAGCAGTACCGCTGGGCGATGGGCAACCTCCATCTGCTGAGCAAGCCCGTGCTCAAGGAGATGGGCGCGCCCTGGCGCATGCGGCTGTGCTTCGCCGAAGGCATCGTCGGCTACCTGACCACGGCGGTGAACACCTTCGTCGCGCCGCTGCCGCCGCTGGTGATGATGTTCTGGTACCCCGACGACGTGCGGCCCTGGCACGTACTGCCGCTGCTGGCCCCGCTGTGGCTCTGGCACGTGCTGCTGCCCCGCGTCAGCCGCACCCGCTGGCGGGTGGAGGTGATCCGGGCGAACGTCCTGACCAGTGTGGCCGCCGCCGTGGCGTTCGTGCACACGCTGCGCGGCCGCAGCGCCGCCTGGGTGCCCACCGGCGCGAAGGGCGCGGCCGCTTCGGGCGGCATGGCGCGCCGGGTGGTGGCCGTCTCGCTGGGCTGGCTGCTCCTCTCCCACGCGGCGGCCGCCGCGGGCCTGGTGCTGATCGTGGCGCGCAACGGCTGGGAGCCCACCTGGGGGCTGCTCCTCTACGTGCTGGTGCAGTGCCAGATCAACGTGCCGCTGATGCGCCACCTCTTCGTGGAGCTCCGCCCGACGACTTCCGGGCGCACCGGCACGAACTCCGGCCCGGCCACCGCCGTACGGGCGCTGCTCGCGCGCGCCGCCCGGTCGCTGCCCCGCTCCCCCGCCGCCGTGCTGCCCCGCCGCTGGCCCGAGACCCTGGCCGCCACCGTCCTCCTGCTGCTGATCGGCCTGATGGCGTCCGGCTGGGTCAACCCGATGCTCCCCTGGGCAAGTTGA
- a CDS encoding HAMP domain-containing sensor histidine kinase, giving the protein MRTETGTNRRVSVLLRTKITAVVVAAAALAMALAAVMSYRGVSDLVGEELERGLEDRMHTVHTLVVAGLTPPPRRGIADQVVSERGTVRRLTPSGPRIPVSAAALRVAATGQGGFVEDLVIGGTEYGVLTRPLPGGGAVMVAQSYEGAARVDDAFLWRVTATTAAALALSALLSWFVVGRILRPVRRLARTTARITATRDLTTELPPAGSDEVGQLTRSFASMLTALRRSRDQQQRLVQDASHELRTPLTSVRGSAELLQRGRGRLAPEDEEQILTTLVTETAALDDLVRELVELATDRYTDEPPEAVDLAVLAEDSALRHRARTGRTITVTTEDPVPVRARPRALQRCVDNLIGNAVKFSPEGTPVALHVHGCRLSVRDRGPGIAPDEREAVFDRFHRGARTQATPGSGLGLAIVHDSVTADGGTVFATDAADGGAEVGFVLPPAGPPHAPAVGRRLRRRS; this is encoded by the coding sequence GTGCGCACGGAAACCGGGACGAACCGCCGGGTAAGTGTCCTGCTCCGTACGAAGATCACCGCAGTGGTCGTCGCGGCCGCCGCGCTCGCCATGGCCCTCGCCGCGGTCATGTCGTACCGAGGTGTCAGCGATCTCGTGGGCGAGGAGCTGGAACGCGGCCTGGAGGACCGCATGCACACCGTCCACACGCTGGTCGTCGCGGGGCTCACCCCGCCGCCCCGGCGGGGCATCGCCGACCAGGTGGTCTCCGAGCGGGGAACGGTGCGCCGCCTCACCCCTTCCGGCCCGCGCATCCCGGTCTCGGCCGCCGCACTGCGGGTGGCCGCGACCGGGCAGGGCGGGTTCGTGGAGGACCTGGTCATCGGCGGCACCGAGTACGGCGTCCTCACCCGGCCGCTGCCCGGCGGGGGCGCGGTCATGGTGGCGCAGAGCTACGAGGGTGCGGCCCGCGTCGACGACGCGTTCCTGTGGCGGGTCACGGCCACGACCGCCGCCGCGCTCGCCCTGTCCGCACTGCTGAGCTGGTTCGTGGTCGGCCGGATCCTGCGGCCGGTGCGCAGGCTCGCCAGGACCACCGCGCGCATCACGGCCACCCGGGACCTCACCACCGAGCTGCCCCCCGCAGGGTCCGACGAGGTGGGCCAGCTCACCCGCAGCTTCGCCTCCATGCTCACGGCGCTGCGCCGCTCCCGCGACCAGCAGCAACGGCTCGTCCAGGACGCGAGCCACGAACTGCGCACCCCGCTCACCTCGGTGCGCGGCAGCGCCGAACTCCTGCAGCGGGGGCGCGGCAGGCTCGCCCCCGAGGACGAGGAGCAGATCCTGACCACCCTGGTCACCGAGACGGCCGCCCTCGACGACCTGGTGCGCGAACTCGTCGAGCTGGCCACCGACCGGTACACCGACGAGCCTCCGGAGGCCGTCGACCTGGCGGTCCTCGCCGAGGACAGCGCGCTCCGCCACCGCGCCAGGACCGGCCGTACCATCACCGTCACCACGGAGGATCCCGTTCCGGTACGGGCCAGACCCCGGGCCCTCCAGCGCTGCGTCGACAACCTCATCGGCAACGCGGTGAAGTTCAGCCCGGAGGGCACCCCGGTGGCCCTGCACGTCCACGGGTGCCGCCTGTCCGTGCGCGACCGGGGGCCCGGCATCGCGCCGGACGAACGCGAGGCCGTCTTCGACCGCTTCCACCGGGGCGCGCGCACGCAGGCCACCCCGGGGTCCGGCCTCGGTCTGGCGATCGTGCACGACAGCGTCACGGCGGACGGGGGCACGGTGTTCGCGACGGACGCCGCCGACGGCGGCGCGGAGGTCGGCTTCGTCCTCCCCCCGGCCGGACCACCGCATGCACCGGCCGTCGGGCGGCGGCTCCGCAGGCGGAGCTGA
- a CDS encoding response regulator transcription factor, producing MRDATEHPRTVLVAEDDPGVRSTLDQLLRFEGYKVLLATDGLEALALLEGERPDVAVLDVVMPNLDGLGLCRMLRRRGDRLPVLVLTARHEVGDRVAGLDAGADDYLAKPFATEELFARMRALLRRTEPAEAAGELTVGDLALDPEARLAFRGGRQLDLTKTEFDVLELLLCHPGVVLTRSQIYESIWGYDFDTTSRSLDVYIGYLRQKTEQGGEPRLIHTVRSVGYTVRAA from the coding sequence ATGAGAGACGCAACGGAGCACCCCCGCACGGTGCTCGTCGCCGAGGACGACCCCGGTGTGCGCAGCACCCTGGACCAACTGCTGCGCTTCGAGGGGTACAAGGTGCTGCTGGCCACCGACGGGCTGGAGGCGCTCGCCCTCCTCGAAGGGGAGCGGCCGGACGTGGCCGTGCTGGACGTGGTGATGCCGAATCTGGACGGTCTGGGCCTGTGCCGGATGCTCCGCAGGCGCGGAGACCGGCTGCCCGTACTGGTTCTGACGGCACGTCATGAAGTGGGCGACCGGGTGGCCGGTCTGGACGCGGGCGCCGACGACTACCTGGCGAAGCCGTTCGCGACCGAGGAACTCTTCGCGCGGATGCGGGCGTTGCTGCGGCGCACCGAACCCGCCGAGGCGGCGGGCGAGCTGACGGTCGGCGATCTCGCCCTGGACCCCGAGGCGCGCCTGGCCTTCCGGGGCGGGCGTCAACTCGACCTGACCAAGACCGAGTTCGACGTACTGGAGCTGCTGCTCTGCCATCCGGGTGTGGTGCTCACCCGGTCCCAGATCTACGAGAGCATCTGGGGGTACGACTTCGACACCACCTCGCGGTCCCTGGACGTCTACATCGGCTATCTCCGGCAGAAGACCGAGCAGGGCGGCGAGCCCCGGCTGATCCACACCGTGCGCAGCGTCGGCTACACCGTGCGGGCCGCGTGA
- a CDS encoding alpha/beta fold hydrolase, with amino-acid sequence MTYANTSKVKKTARRAGPAVAVAALLATAATTLPVSGPKVTTVAATTVGVSPAATVPEWCPAVPGHRVDCGALDRPLVTGSPRLGKVKVSYAVVRHSGPGPAKGTVAVNTGGPGEVVVDRAPVFGQALGDLLRDHDLLLVDPRGTGRSGRIPCGVTDAEYRFGTRARQRAAVERCAANLGPRAAAYTSAATADDIDAVRARLGVRQLSLYGLSYGTYLMPVYASRHPERVRSIVQSGAYPLGFDPLSRPQAQAVSKSLHRVCGRSLAKSCDGRQAVNDLRTVAARLRARPMTVPVTTEHGTYSVRFTEGKLANLMFEAASREVGAAPGEPSLLGRLPSALSEFARGDAAPLRALAQEDGASGSLEDQAPYIGVVCNDYRRAWSVEAPVSERWRQYRAALAGAGRGEHGAFSAGGFNEGATDGGDVCIGWPRENTAAQPQPTHPKLPDVPVLVLSGDLDANTPDANGVKAARQFRDSRFLSVVNTGHVPEWEPTGCVTGVSTRFLRTGTTGDTSCLRGLEPITVEPVRK; translated from the coding sequence ATGACGTACGCGAACACGTCCAAGGTCAAGAAGACCGCACGCCGGGCCGGACCGGCCGTCGCCGTCGCGGCGCTGCTGGCGACCGCCGCGACCACCCTGCCGGTGAGCGGGCCGAAGGTGACCACCGTGGCCGCCACCACCGTCGGCGTCTCCCCGGCCGCGACCGTCCCGGAATGGTGCCCCGCCGTCCCCGGGCACCGGGTCGACTGCGGGGCGCTGGACCGCCCGCTGGTCACGGGCAGTCCCCGGCTCGGGAAGGTGAAGGTGAGCTACGCGGTCGTACGGCACAGCGGGCCGGGCCCCGCCAAGGGCACCGTGGCCGTCAACACCGGCGGGCCCGGCGAGGTCGTCGTTGACCGTGCCCCCGTCTTCGGCCAAGCGCTGGGCGACCTGCTCAGGGACCACGACCTCCTTCTCGTCGACCCGCGCGGCACCGGCCGCTCCGGGCGCATCCCCTGCGGGGTCACCGACGCCGAGTACCGCTTCGGCACTCGCGCCCGGCAGCGGGCCGCCGTCGAACGGTGTGCCGCGAACCTCGGGCCCAGGGCCGCCGCCTACACCAGCGCGGCCACCGCCGACGACATCGACGCCGTCCGCGCGCGGCTCGGGGTGCGCCAGCTCTCCCTGTACGGGCTGTCGTACGGCACGTATCTGATGCCGGTGTACGCCTCCCGGCACCCGGAGCGGGTCCGCTCGATCGTGCAGTCCGGGGCCTATCCGCTCGGGTTCGACCCGCTGTCGCGTCCCCAGGCTCAGGCCGTCTCGAAGTCCCTGCACCGCGTGTGTGGGCGCAGCCTCGCGAAGTCCTGCGACGGGAGGCAGGCGGTGAACGACCTCAGGACCGTCGCCGCCCGGCTGCGGGCCCGGCCGATGACCGTGCCGGTGACGACCGAGCACGGCACGTACTCCGTACGGTTCACCGAGGGCAAGCTCGCCAACCTGATGTTCGAGGCGGCGAGCCGCGAGGTCGGGGCGGCGCCGGGCGAGCCCTCGCTGCTCGGGCGGCTGCCCTCGGCCCTGAGCGAGTTCGCCCGCGGCGACGCCGCTCCCCTGCGCGCGCTCGCCCAGGAGGACGGGGCGTCCGGCAGCCTGGAGGACCAGGCCCCGTACATCGGCGTGGTGTGCAACGACTACCGTCGGGCCTGGTCGGTGGAGGCGCCGGTGTCCGAGCGGTGGCGTCAGTACCGGGCCGCGCTGGCGGGCGCGGGGCGCGGCGAGCACGGCGCGTTCAGCGCCGGGGGGTTCAACGAGGGCGCCACGGACGGCGGCGACGTGTGCATCGGCTGGCCGCGCGAGAACACCGCGGCGCAGCCGCAGCCCACGCACCCGAAGCTGCCCGACGTCCCGGTGCTCGTGCTCTCCGGCGACCTCGACGCCAACACGCCCGACGCCAACGGGGTCAAGGCGGCACGGCAGTTCCGTGACAGCAGGTTCCTCTCGGTGGTCAACACCGGTCACGTCCCCGAGTGGGAGCCGACCGGCTGCGTCACCGGTGTCTCGACCCGCTTCCTGCGTACCGGCACGACCGGCGACACGTCGTGCCTGCGCGGCCTGGAGCCGATCACCGTCGAGCCCGTTCGCAAGTGA
- a CDS encoding TetR/AcrR family transcriptional regulator, with the protein MAHVTAAERRPQLVEAAIALMSREGVAAGSTRAIAAELGVAQATVHYTFGTKEDLYRAVMEQLTQNLVVHVEKTSPTNGGFAESLTVMATALWHTVREQRATHQLLNELTLFALRTPKLHDVVHGHHLAVERVTARLIEEVAERTGHALAVPATVVAHYFLGAFDGLSLQLLTLPDEEAERHCLHALVSSTVVLAGGTPDEVTPPAA; encoded by the coding sequence ATGGCTCACGTGACCGCGGCAGAACGCCGCCCCCAACTCGTCGAGGCGGCCATCGCCCTCATGTCCCGCGAGGGCGTCGCCGCCGGCAGCACCCGCGCCATCGCCGCCGAGCTCGGTGTCGCGCAGGCGACGGTGCACTACACCTTCGGTACGAAGGAGGACCTGTACCGGGCCGTCATGGAGCAGCTCACCCAGAACCTCGTCGTCCACGTCGAGAAGACGTCGCCGACGAACGGCGGTTTCGCGGAGAGCCTGACCGTCATGGCCACCGCCCTCTGGCACACCGTGCGCGAGCAGCGCGCCACCCACCAACTGCTCAACGAACTCACGCTGTTCGCGCTGCGCACACCGAAGCTCCACGACGTCGTGCACGGCCACCACCTCGCGGTGGAGAGGGTGACGGCACGGCTGATCGAGGAGGTCGCCGAACGGACCGGACACGCGCTCGCCGTTCCCGCCACCGTCGTCGCGCACTACTTCCTGGGCGCCTTCGACGGCCTCAGCCTCCAGCTCCTGACCCTCCCCGACGAGGAGGCCGAACGGCACTGCCTGCACGCCCTGGTGTCGAGCACGGTCGTGCTGGCGGGCGGGACCCCGGACGAGGTGACGCCGCCCGCCGCCTGA